Below is a window of Chloroflexota bacterium DNA.
GAGGGCTGTCTGTTTTGGGAAACATTAGGTAGCTATGATTAAACTGGGCTTTATTGGGGCAGGGACAGTCGGGACGGCCCTGGCAGTGAGGCTGAGGGAAAGGGGCTACCCGGTGGTGGCTGCCGCCTCCCGCACCCTGGCCTCGGCCCGCAATCTGGCGGAAATGGTCCCCGGCTGCCGGGCCTATGAGGCAGTGCAGGGGGTGGCGGATGAGGCGGAGCTGGTCTTTATCACCACCCCCGATGATGCCCTCGCCGGGGTAGCGGCCCAGGTCCGATGGCACCCGGGGCAGGGGGTAGTCCACACCAGCGGGGCCTGTTCCCTGGATGTCCTGGAGCCGGCCAGCAGGCTGGGTGCCCAGGTGGGTGCCATCCACCCCCTCCAGACCTTCGCCTCCATCCACCAGGCCATAGAGAACCTCCCCGGCTCCACCTTCGCCCTGGAGGCCCAGGGGGAGCTCCTGGGAAAGCTCCGGGACATAGCCCTTGCCCTGGACGGGGATATCGTGGAGCTCCGGGCCGGGGACAGGGTCCTCTACCATGCGGCCGCGGTCTTCGCCTGCAACTACTGGGTGACCCTGGTGAAGCTGGCCGCAGACCTCTGGGGGGGCTTCGGGGTCCCCACCGACCAGGCGGTAAAGGCCCTGATTCCCCTACTGAGAGGGACCCTGAACAACCTGGCCCAGGTGGGGTTGCCCCAGGCCCTCACCGGGCCCATCGCCCGGGGGGATGTGGGGACCATAAAGAGGCATATAGAGGCCCTGGAAAGAAAGGCCCCGGAGCTCCTTTCCACCTACCGGGAGCTGGGGCTGCAGACCCTCCCCATCGCCCTAGCCAAGGGGAAGGTGAATGAAAAGAGGGCCCAGGAAATAGGAACAATCCTAGAGGGGGTGAAACCATGAGGACCATGCTCAAGAGCAAGCTCCACAGGGCAAGGGTTACGGGGGTGAATGTGGACTACGAGGGCAGTATCGCCCTGGACCCCCGGCTCATGGAGGCGGCGG
It encodes the following:
- a CDS encoding DUF2520 domain-containing protein: MIKLGFIGAGTVGTALAVRLRERGYPVVAAASRTLASARNLAEMVPGCRAYEAVQGVADEAELVFITTPDDALAGVAAQVRWHPGQGVVHTSGACSLDVLEPASRLGAQVGAIHPLQTFASIHQAIENLPGSTFALEAQGELLGKLRDIALALDGDIVELRAGDRVLYHAAAVFACNYWVTLVKLAADLWGGFGVPTDQAVKALIPLLRGTLNNLAQVGLPQALTGPIARGDVGTIKRHIEALERKAPELLSTYRELGLQTLPIALAKGKVNEKRAQEIGTILEGVKP